The Verrucomicrobiia bacterium sequence GGATCGATTGTTAAAAAATCTTTCACGTTACCTCGATAATCCGACTTATTATAGTTTGTATGTGAAGTGGTTGATTAAGAGATTGATTAACATCCTTCAAAAAGATGCCAAGCTAGTATAAGAAAAACTTATAAGTGAAAAATGTTCATAATTATTTAAGAAAAATCTTGCTACAGATTTAAACAAAGATGAAAATGAGGCGTATGTGTAAAAAGCCCATTTTTATTTTCACCCTTTTCATTTTATTTTTTAAGCCGTCAGACACTTTTGCTGTTCTAAAGGAATGGACTGAAGTCATCAACTATGACAAACGGGAAAGGGTGGGTGTCAATCCTATTGGCCCCGGTAATGGAAATGTGCAAAGAGAGATATTGGATTTACAAACTTTTGGTAATTCATCGGTAGAATTTAAACGCTTATATCGCAGTCGATATCGCAACTATATTAGCAAGGCATGGGAGTTGGGTGCAGTCAATACTTGGCAACATAATTGGGCGTGGGAATTGAAAGATCGTGATAGTAAACACAATGGCTTTATCGATATTCGATTAAACACACCTGAAGGCGAAACAATAGATTTTTGGGCCACCGATAATACGGGAATGTTACGAGCACCAGGACCAAGTCGTGGTGAAAGGCTTTACCAATGGAAGCCCAATGGAAAATCGAAAAATGGTCAGACATTGGTAACGCCGGAAGGTTGGGAATATTACTTTGCTCGTACTGATCATCCTAATTACGCTTTAGTCGGCGTTCGGGATCCTGAAGGACAGATGTGGGAATTGGAATATGACAATCAAAATCGTCTCATCAAAATTCAAAACCGTTTTGGTCGATTTATTACTTTGGAGCGAAAGGAAATCAACGGACAAGAGCGCATCAGCAAAATCAAAAGCAGCGATGGACGAGAAGTGGTTTATAACTACGACACTTTTTTAGTTACGAACACCATTTTAAAAAGCGTGACTTATCCTGATGGCGAAAAAGCCAACTACACTTATGTGGGCGGCCAAAGTCTAACTGAGGGCAGGCCACTTTTGGCCACAGCGGATGATCCGATGTTGGAGGGCCCGGGATCTCACATTCGTTGGGTCTACAATTACGAACCTAAATTTGGTGTGGGTCGTGATTATATGGTTATAGGCATGGCTAAAGAGGAAAGAAATCTCTTAACAGATGAGCTGGTTGTCAGCTTGCCTTTAGGCGCTGGCAGTGAAAGTTGGGTGGTCGAAGGGGATGGCACGGGCACTTATCGAAAGTTTTACAAGGGATTGCTTGTGGAACGAGTGGATGGCGAAGGGCGATGGGAAAAGATTTTTTATTCGCAAGGCGGCTTTGGTTATGTGAGTAAACGGCTTTATCCCAATGGTGCTGAAATTAACTACCAGCATGATGCACAAGGTCGGATCACCAAGCAGATCGATCCTTTGGGCAACAGCCGTAGCTACGCTTATAATGCTAACGGCTTTCTATTAACTAGCACCGATGAAGAAGGTCATACCACAACCATTGAACGCAACGAAGAAGATCTTCCCATCAAAAAAACCTATCCGGATGGTACTAGCGAAAGTTGGACTTACAATTCTGATAACCAAATGTTAACTCACACCGCTCGCAACGGCGGCATCACCACATATACATATTACCAGGGCGAACCCGGAGGATGGTATGGCGACTTAAAAACAGTTACCGATGCCTTGGGCAATGTCACGACTTATACTCATAATGCAGCGGGAAATATTCTTACCCAAACCGATGCTTTGAATCATACCACTAGCTACGCCTACAATGCCCGGGGCAAATTATTAACCATCACCTATCCTGACAATAGCCAATACATCAAAACCTACGACACCTATGGAAACTTGATACAGGACGAAAACGAACTCGGCTTTGCGACTACTTATACTTACGATGAATACAACCGATTAAAAACCCTTACCGATCCCGAAGGTGGAAAAACCACCTACCAATACGGTAAAGCGCCCGATTGTGGAACTTGTAGTGCTGCTACGACGATTAGCAAAATCATCGATCCTGAGGGTAGGGAAATCCACTATTTCTACGACAAAAGCGGCAATCGCACCCAACAAATCGAAGGCGCTAATACTCCTGATGCCGCCATCACCACATATATATATGATGCAGTAAGTGATCTAACCGGTATCACCGACCCCAACGGTCATCAAACCACCCAGAGCTACGATCTCAACCACAAACTTCTTACCCGGACCGACCCACTGGGCAACATCACCAGCTACACTTACGACAAAGTTGGCAACCTCAAAACCGAAACCCGAGCTAATGGCGCTGTAACTTCTTACCATTATGATTCCATGGATCGACTCATTAAAACTGTCGATGCTGAAAACAACATCACCCAGATGGCCTACGACAACAGCGATAATCTGGAAAAATTAATCGACGCTAAAAACAGCACTTACACTTACACGTATGATTTACTCAACCGTCGCAAAAGCTTGATTTACCCCGATAACAGCAAGGAAAACTGGGATTACGATAAAGCTGGAAACTTAAAAACTTACACCGCCCGCAATGGCGCAACACGCACCTGCACCTATGATTTGCGCGATCGCGAGCTTACCTGTGATTGGAGCGATAACACCGCTGATGTGATTAAAACTTATGATTTAGCAGGTCGCTTACTGACTTTGAATAATGCCAATAGCCAGTTGACTTACAGTTATGATGCTGCGAATCGGCTCTTGAGCGAAACACAGAAATTAAGCGATCAGCCATCAGCTTTCAGTGTTCAGTATACCTACGATAAAAGCGGACTGAAAAAGACCATGACTTATCCCAATGGCACATTACTAAGTTACGCTTATACAGCCAGAAAACAGCTCAAAACCATTTCCCAAAATCAGCAACTGCTGGTCAGCTATACTTATGACAAAGTTGGGAATCGATTAACCAAAAGTTTAACTCCCAATAATATTACCCAATTAGCGACTTATCAATACGATACCGCCAATCGATTGAAAAACATTACGCGGTCCAGTGATCAGAATATATTTGATGCACTGGATTATGTTTACAATACCGTCAACAACATCACCTCGCGCAAACAAAAAGCCCTTTTCTCCATTGTAACCGATTATCAATACGACAAAACCGATCAGCTCAAACAAGCTTTCTATAACGAAGGCAAACGCGTGGTCGACTACCAATGGGACAAAGTGGGGAATCGAATTCAAGTCAACGACAACTGGTTAAATCAGCCTACGACTTATCAAGCGAACAATCTTAATCAATACGAAGTAGCACAGGCATCCGTGCCTGTAAATTTTAGCTACGACAACAACGGCAATTTAACCGCAGAGAACGCTGAGGGCGCAGAGAAAACTTATAGTTACGATAGCCAAAACAGACTTTCCTCCGCAAACTCTATGAACTCAGTGGTAAAATGTTTTTATGACGCACGCAATAGAGTAATTAAACGCGAAATCAATGGTGAAGTGATTTATTTGGTTTATGACGATTGGAACCTCATCGCTGAATATAATAGTAAAGCTCAACTGATTGCTAGCTACATCCACGGTGCCAACATCGACGAACTCATTAGCAAAACCGAAAATGGCGACACCGTTTACTATCACCAAGACGCTTTAGGCAACGTCATTCATCTAACCAGCGCCAAAGGCCAAATCGTTGAAAGCTACCAATACGACGCCTTTGGCGAGCCCACAATTTATAATGCCCAAGGTCAAGAGTTAAGCGCTTCGTCTTTCGGTAATAGATTTTTATTCACAGGTCGTGAATATTTAAAAGAGATTGGATTGTATGACTATCGAAACCGCGTCTATTCGCCAGAGTTGGGGAGGTTCCTTCAGACCGATCCGGTTCGTTTCAATGCAGGGGATGTAAATTTGTATAGATATGTTTTTAATGAGCCAATTGATAAAAAAGATCCTTCAGGCTTGTTGGTTTATTGTGAAGATATTGTAATAAGTCCCCCAACTTGGCGTGACACTGGTCAGATCGGTTACAATGCTCGTACAGAGGTAGTACATTTCGCTATGATTTGGTATTTTGAATACAGAATAGAAAGCGTAGATCACTTATGGGAAAAACGCATGACCGTTCGAACTATTTGCAAGTGTCCAGATGGGACAGTCGTTTCGGATCAAGTTCATGATAAGCTCTTGGATCAAGAATGGCGTTTTCATCATGTAATGTCGGTCATACTTGTTAAGTCATGGATGGTTGGGGCTCCCTAATGAAAACTACTAAAAATATGAAAATTGTCTTAGCTATAACTTGTTTATTATTGGGAATAATATCTGCACCATGGATATCGACTCCTCTTTTAGAGTTTTGTCTAAAACGTATTGTAGGAATTTACCATCCTAATGAATTTGCTTTTAATCAGAAAATGCAAAATATTTTTCCATTTGTGATTGTTTTAACGGGATTGATTATTGGAGGATGTTTGTTTTACCTCATTAAACTTTTAGTATATTTGATATTTCGTCGAAAAATATAACTTATTATTAATGAAGGGTCATCCCTAGAACAGAGGGTTAGATTTATGAGGCAACCAATAGCAGGAAGTGTGCCGGCTATGACTAAATCAGCCCTTGGCGCAAGCTTCTTAGACGTCAGTGAATGGGGTCAGAGCATGACTGTCAACAAAACAAGCGATGCTAAACACATCATGAAATGGAGCAAAAAGCTAATGGTTGAGCAGGTTTTTCGAGGGCAATAACTGAAAGAATAAGTAATTCACGACATAAATATTGCCATGATTAAATCAAAATATTTTTTTATTATTTACTATGCCATTGGCGCTTTCTTATTAGCGTTGTTATTAAGTGATTGGTTAGCAGTAAATTATCGATGGCAAAAAGAGGGTTTGGAATTGTTTCTTTTTATTATATTTTATTCAGTTTCGGCTTATCTCAGTGAAAATTTTTTAAGGTTTGATAAACGCAAAAAGTCTTAATCGGAATAATATTAAACAGAAAATTTATTTTATGAAAAAAACACTTTTACTTCTGTGTTTCATTAATCTTTTTCAGGTCAGTTATGGCACCATCTTTTTGCAGGACTCTTTTCCTGTAGATGGGAGTTTGAATGGTAAACTACCGTTAATAGGTTCTGTCTGGACAAATAATTCAGGCAGTTTGGATCAGATGAAAGTGATTGGAGGGAGGGTTATATTTAATGGAGGTGACAATCAAGATGTTCAATCGTTATTTGCTTGGGGTGGTGGGGGAAGTCTTTTTGTGGGTTTTACCGTTAATGCTGCAGTTGTTCCGAATGCTGGAACAGGCGATTATATTGGATCATTTCGATCCAGCAGTTTTTTTAATGGTCGTATCTTTTACTCTCGCCCTAATGGTTCACCTCCAGACACTTTTCGTATGGGCATTGCAACGAATGGCTCTATTCCAGTTGTGGAGTGGCCTATGGATTTGCCTATTAATACTGATTTTCGAGTGGTAGTGCGTATGATTGAGAATGGTGCGAATGATAATGTCACGCTTTGGATTAATCCTGCTAGCATGGCTGATCCTTCTGTCGCCACGGAGAATGTTAGTTTGTTTAATGCGATTAGCGGTTTCATTTTAAGACAGGGTGGTAGTTTGACTGGTAAAGTGAGTATTGATGATTTAGTTGTCACAGATAATTTCACAAATGCGGCAGTGGTTAATACTCCTCCGACTATTGAAGGCCAAGGCGTTGCCAATGTAACACTAGGCAAAAATCCGTCCCCAACTATTATTAATTTACATCCCGCTTTTCAAGATGCAGAAACAGCAGATAGCGACCTCGTATATTCGGTGATAGCAACGAACTTGGTGTTGGGTGATCCACAGCTCTTTAGTGGTATCGCAATCGATAATGTGGCTGATACTTTAACTTTAAGTTATCAACCAGAAAAATTGGCTATTTTTAATATTACAGTTCGAGCTATGGATGAAGGAGGTTTATTTGGTGATGATACTTTTCAAGTTTCGGTTGGTCCTCCTGTTCCGCCATTAGTTATTACTAACATAGTTATTACTCCTTCTAATGAAATGGTTTTAATTGGGCAAAAACTGTCCTTAATGGTGACCGGTTATGGAACTAATGCTTCGAGTAATCTTACTTTTTCTGTAACATGGAGCTCAGAAGCGCCTAACATTGCTACGGTTGATAATGCGGGGATTGTAACCGGGCTTAGTCCAGGTGAAACATCTATTACAGCAGTTTACGATAACCAAACCAACAGTGTGAATGTCAGTGTGCGAAAAGAATTTCTCATTAATTTTAGTAAAATCAAACCGGCGAAACAAACGCCCAAATTAAAGACAGGCAAAGGATTTGCTGTGAATGGCAAATTTGAAACCGGTAGTAATATTTTTACTAAAGCCGATATCATTGCGAAACCGTTAAAGATTCAGTTTGCTTTTCTGAGCAGCACTAATACCAATGACATTACGTTTCGTGACATCACCAAAATTACAGGATTCAAAGCGGTGAAAGCTGGTAACAAAGGTAAGTTCGTCGTCAAACCTGTCGGCACAGATTTACCCGCAGGCAACGTGACTGTGCTGTTACGTGCTTTCCTAGGCCCGGAAAATGTAAATCAAGAAATCTCACAAATCTTTACGAATGCAACACCGTTTGAAGTAAGGCGGAAGTAAGTGTCATAACAATGATTCCGATTATGAAAGAAAGCTTTTGGAGAAATTTGTTGGTATTTGTTGGATGCCTGTTGATTGCTTCCTTATTATTTCCTTTTTTGAAATTGGGATCTTATTATTTGCTTATTGAAGGCAAAAATTTTTCGGGCTTATTTCGTCACATCTACATAGCTATACTAAGCTATTTTCCAACGGCTGTATTTTTTTTGCTGTTTGGTTTTATCATCTCATATTCATTAAAAACTTTGAAACTATTTTACTGGGTTTTGTTATTTGGAATATGCGTTTCGCTCATATCTTATATTCGATATGTGATGTATGGAGAAGTTTCTGGTCCGATTTGGTTTCGTATTTTATTTTACATGAAATTTCTAATTCCTCCTGTAGCTTCTGTTCTGGGATTTGTAATTTTCCGAAAATTAATGGAAAGATTGCGAACTCGCAATGAACATTCTCATTCATGAGATACGAATTTTATATGATGATCAGGGATTATTAACTTTTTGATAACAATTACTCTCTAACTTTCAATTCTTGCTTAATTGGGGGCAGCATAATTTTTATGAAGTATTTCTTAGCTTTTTTATTTGTTTTGGCGGGCATATTTATGTTGTATTATCAAGTGCGTGTTCATGGTGTTATGTTTGTTGCACAGATTGTAATCGCGGTAAATTTATTTTATAGTGCAGTTTGGCTTTGGGGTGCGCAGGATATCGTACTATTTAAGCGATCAAAATCACAAAACTCTAAAACCAAATTATAAATGATATTTATGATTCAAAAAAGATTTAAGAAATTAGCAAGTTATGGGGTGTTGATGCTTTTGTTTAGTGGTTGTTCACGTTCTTGGCATGTTAATGATGCATCGACAGAAGGTGATGTTTTTACAAAAGCTGTAGGGGATAAAGAAAAGGGGAATGGCTCAGTTAATAAACCATTTTTAACTATTGAACAGGCAGTTCAAAAAGCTTCGCCTGGTGATACTATTTTTATTGATACCGGGGTTTATACTAATCCGGTGGATCAAGCGGTTTCTGTCGTTGTTTCCGTCGATAAACCCAAATTAAGTGTGGAAGGCGCAGGGGTTGAGAAAACTAGGATACAACTTCCGACTAATCCTAAAGAGTTTCAATGCGGTATTAGAATTGCAGCAGAGAAAGTCAGGCTTCAAAATCTTAGTATAAAAGGAGGAACCTTGGGAGTTTTCATACATCAAACGAGTCAAGCTGTGGTTAAAAATGTAAACGCCGAAGGACAAACAGCGCATGGTTTTTTATTAGACCAAGCGCAAAAGTGTGAGCTGAGCGATTGCCAAGCTCAAAAAATTGGGTTTCGAGGATTTCAATTAAAAGACGCGACTGACAACAAGATACATCATAACCTTTCCAAGGAAAATGGTAATGCCGGGTTTTGTTTGTCATCATCGGCGGGAAATAGTTTGCAACAAAATATTGCTCAGGATAATGCCACCAGTGGATTCTTTATTAATGGATCAAGCCAGAGTAATTTGATTGCAAACAATCGAGCGATTTCTAATGGGATAGGAGGCTTTTATCTTTATGGAAAAAGCAGAGAAAATCAGTTGAAAAATAATTTTTCTCAAGGCAATGGGGTGGGGATTTCTCTCAATAATTCTTATGCCAACACATTATCCGAGAACCAGATTTGTTCCAATAAAGGTTACGGCGTTGTTTGCAAATCAGGCAGTGATTCCAATAAAATCTTGGGCAATCGACTTAGCAAAAATAAAGCGCCACAGATTTGTATTGCTAAAGAGAACGAGAAAAATAATAGAGTTGAGAATAACGTTGTTGAAAATTGAAGAGTGAAACAGCGATTAAAAAGTTTCCAGTATGCCGGGCAGGGGCTAGTCACTTTTTTGCGAACTCAGCCCAACGCATGGATTCATGCTTTAGCGACGGTTGTCGTAATCATTATGGGAATTTTTTTCTCTATTAGTCGCATGGAGTGGGTTGGCATTATTATGGCGATAGGTTTGGTCTGGGTGGCAGAATCGTTTAATACAGCAATAGAATTTCTGGCTGATGAGGTTACCCAAGAAAAACGTGAATTAATTGGTAAAGCAAAAGATGTTGCGGCTTGTGGAGTGCTGTTCGCTTCGTTGATAGCACTACTTGTTGGGATTGCGATTTTTTGGCCTTATTTAGTTTCGTTTTGATAGACTCATTGTTTGTTATGAGTGCTCATTTTTTTGATGGTGAGATGGTAAATGATAAAACTAAACCTGCCGCGCTAGGACTCGAACCTAGAACACTCAGATCCAGAATCTGATGTGCTACCAATTGCACCACGCGGCACTGAATGAATTAAGTTTTATCGTAAAAAATGGGATTGAAAAGGAAATCGTTTGGGGCAAAGTTAAGGAATTGAGAATGAAGAATAAAGAGGCTACGAGTTCAGGCTAGTAGTCAAATTGGCAAATAAAAACACGCTCTTGCTTGCCTTTCGTAGGTTTTCAAGGCAATTTCTTGTAGGACATGAAGTTAAATCAGGCTATTTGGGATAAAGTTGGAACGCGACGTTTGTTGTATCATCCGGATCGTGAGCATGATGCGTGTGGTGTGGGGCTTGTTGCGAATATTCATGGCACGCGGTCGCATGAAATTTTGAAGATTGCGATTACTTCGGTGTGCAATTTGAATCATCGTGGTGCCATTGATGCGGATGCGAAGACGGGTGATGGCGCAGGTATTTTAACGCAGATTCCGCATGAGCTTTTTGCCAAGGTGGTGGAGCAGATGGGGCATCGTTTGTATCAACCTCAGGATTTGGGTGTGGGGATGATGTTTTTACCGCGCCAAAATGCTTACAATCAAGCGCGTTGTCGTCAGATCGTGGAGGAAACACTTCAAAAGCGTGGTTTGTTTTTATTTGGCTGGCGTGTGGTGCCTGTTAAGCAAAAGGTTTTGGGTGATAAGGCGTTGTCGACTTGTCCTCAGATTGAACA is a genomic window containing:
- a CDS encoding Ig-like domain-containing protein; its protein translation is MKKTLLLLCFINLFQVSYGTIFLQDSFPVDGSLNGKLPLIGSVWTNNSGSLDQMKVIGGRVIFNGGDNQDVQSLFAWGGGGSLFVGFTVNAAVVPNAGTGDYIGSFRSSSFFNGRIFYSRPNGSPPDTFRMGIATNGSIPVVEWPMDLPINTDFRVVVRMIENGANDNVTLWINPASMADPSVATENVSLFNAISGFILRQGGSLTGKVSIDDLVVTDNFTNAAVVNTPPTIEGQGVANVTLGKNPSPTIINLHPAFQDAETADSDLVYSVIATNLVLGDPQLFSGIAIDNVADTLTLSYQPEKLAIFNITVRAMDEGGLFGDDTFQVSVGPPVPPLVITNIVITPSNEMVLIGQKLSLMVTGYGTNASSNLTFSVTWSSEAPNIATVDNAGIVTGLSPGETSITAVYDNQTNSVNVSVRKEFLINFSKIKPAKQTPKLKTGKGFAVNGKFETGSNIFTKADIIAKPLKIQFAFLSSTNTNDITFRDITKITGFKAVKAGNKGKFVVKPVGTDLPAGNVTVLLRAFLGPENVNQEISQIFTNATPFEVRRK
- a CDS encoding right-handed parallel beta-helix repeat-containing protein, with the translated sequence MIQKRFKKLASYGVLMLLFSGCSRSWHVNDASTEGDVFTKAVGDKEKGNGSVNKPFLTIEQAVQKASPGDTIFIDTGVYTNPVDQAVSVVVSVDKPKLSVEGAGVEKTRIQLPTNPKEFQCGIRIAAEKVRLQNLSIKGGTLGVFIHQTSQAVVKNVNAEGQTAHGFLLDQAQKCELSDCQAQKIGFRGFQLKDATDNKIHHNLSKENGNAGFCLSSSAGNSLQQNIAQDNATSGFFINGSSQSNLIANNRAISNGIGGFYLYGKSRENQLKNNFSQGNGVGISLNNSYANTLSENQICSNKGYGVVCKSGSDSNKILGNRLSKNKAPQICIAKENEKNNRVENNVVEN
- a CDS encoding diacylglycerol kinase family protein, with amino-acid sequence MKQRLKSFQYAGQGLVTFLRTQPNAWIHALATVVVIIMGIFFSISRMEWVGIIMAIGLVWVAESFNTAIEFLADEVTQEKRELIGKAKDVAACGVLFASLIALLVGIAIFWPYLVSF